Part of the Cottoperca gobio chromosome 1, fCotGob3.1, whole genome shotgun sequence genome, AGTGAAGCTGAGCTGCTACGAGATGGGGAACCAGTGCTCTCTGACTGTGGAGGACTACCTCAAGGTCTTCTTAGAGAATGAGGTCAAACCACTATGGCCCAAGGGCTGGATGCAGgccaggtctgtgtgtgtgtgtgttcttgtgctTATGTAGCCTTTATATATAACAGCTGATGAACAAATTCCTTCATGGTGATGAGACAATTACTGAAAATTCTCCAGGCTGAGCACAATGGCGTTAACCTTAAAACTAGAATTAAGttgcgtgtgtgcgcgcgctgTGCAAGATGCCAAGAGACGGAGCTGGCTGTTTGATATATTTCTTTTCAGAGGAGCATTAGTTTAATCTGTTGGTGAATGTGTGCACATTTTCCATTTAACAAAATGTGTTCTAAATAGCAGCCAACTATTGTTTTGTGCAGATGTATTAACTTCTTTATTTCTAAGGATAACgcacattaatcaacattttgtaaatgccAGCTTGCTAACACTGAACTGCAAGATATTCTTAAAGCATTGAAGTGGCAGGTTAAtagaaacagacaaaagacaacaagatggcaaaatgacaacaaaatcAGCATAAACAAGACGGTgcacaaaacatgcaaaacatttatgCAACAGCATAATTACCACAGTTCAGTACATGCAGCCAGGCAAAGCAGCACCGAGCATCAGAATGTAAATGAGTAATACTGTTTACATTACATGAGTAATAAGCACATTTTTCACACATTAGTGGTGCACAGAAATGAGATggttaaagtaaaatgttagCAGCCAAAAGTATTGGTTGAGAAGtgaatataaatagttttaaagGTTGGTAAAATGCTAAtatcacacaccacacattaCCCAACCTCTCTGTAGTCTAAAGACATCTggttgttatgtgtgtgtgtgtgtgtgtgtgtggtcatttaTATTGTAGAAACTGTCATTCCCGACTCCTGTCCTTggaaaaatacaatttagatAGTTTGGAGGTGAGGCATTCTctatgtcaaaataaaatggagGTAGCTGCTCCTGTGGATACAGTAAATAATATTACTTTTACAATACTTAAAACTTGAATTTCCATACCGTATTCTTTGCATACATTATTACTTTCTAGTAAACGGTCTAAACACGCACATTCCTTTTTCCCCTACTTGATATCTTAAATAAGTAATGATGCATTagttgtaatttaatttattttgcgTCCATGACAGTGATGTTCTTTAACTCTGCTAACGAACCTTTGCAGATAAATTTACTTGAGAAATCTAACCTGACATTAATCCAGCCATTCTTGTCCCCTGGCATGAACgctgtgtgtttcctctgctcAGGATTCTGCTCAAGGAGAGTCTTGCTGTTCACAGTCATATCACTGGAAACCTGTAAGTGTTTACTTTATCTCACACTGCTCGTGTTTCGTCAACGACTCTAAGTACTCGGAGGTTTCTCCGACACTGGGcttgaatgtaaaatgtaaatagaaaATGCTGAATATCTGCGTGCATGTTTCCATacagagtgaagaggagaatGGTGCCTGGGCCCAGGGCCAAAGCCAAGGTTAGTGACTCAGactgagggtttttttttaaccctAAATAATAATTTCCTTATCTGTCTTTGCTGAAACTATAATAACCGCTCAGTTCTGAAGACTGATATGAagtattcattttattttatatgactGATAAAACAGTTCTACAGTATTTAATATCTCAAgagttgtattttattatttccatgCTGGAGAGTTGTCTTTATCGTCGTAACTCTTGTATAAACTCTGGTGTTCAAACTGTAGCCGGGGGCTTAGCCAACATGAACAAATAAAGGCTGGGTAAAAGAACTTCCACAGATCACATGGTACATGTAGTCCTGTTATACTCGCCACTCTGCAGCTCTAAGTTTCACTTGTTTAACAGAAATAATGTTTCATAACTGTAAGTAGTTTCTTCTTTGCTATACTCCTGATCAATTTTAAGATGCCGTCAACCCTCCCTGAGGCTTGTGCACATTGAAAGCCTACCTACCAAATCAAGGCTGCGAGGCTTTTCTTCTCAGTATTTAGATCAGCAACACGTTTGCAAAATTAAACAATGTCggtaacaaaaaactaaaactgtttACTTTTTTCACCCTTTTTTGTACAGTCCTGTTGATGGATGTATTTGCTGCTCCGCTTAGATGTCGCAATTTTGAGTGTTTAATAATGTCATGATAATATCCCGACAATCTTCAAAATATGGtttaaaaacaactgaaatgtTAGTAAAACATACCAGAATCACTTTACCTTACATTTAGTTAAGAAGgaaagtatttaaagtaaataatCTTAAACGAGGTCATCATAAGGTCCCGCTGCAGAAATAAAAGATGAGTCTCTATTGTTCACTTCTCCATCATGATGGCGAGTTACTCATGAGGATATTCACGGTTATCCCATCACTCGTATAATGTCTGTTTTCAGTTTGCACTAACTGgggaacaaagaaaatgatctCTAAAGTCCTGGCTCTCTGAGGTACTGACACTGATCACCTGTCTTCTGTTCTTTAGGAGGGTCTTTGGATCCACAAACCACCTCTCACCATGACCTCCACCCCGTCTCTGCACACCTCTGCTCTGACCTCCAACCGCCagcccccctcctcttcctcgccaCCGGAgcccatctgtctgtctgactcactGGATGAGGATCTGACTGCTCCCTCTCTGGACTCCATCTCCCACGCTCTGGCCCTCCTCAGCAATGCATCTAAGGGCCTGGGCCTCTCCGACAGCCCCTTGTCGCCCCCGCCCCTGCAAATgcccacctcctctcctccccccgtCACCCTTCACTACCCCTCGGCCTCTCAGCTCTCTGCCTCGATAGCATCCACCACGCAGCAATATTCCCTGTCGAAGATGGAGACCTCTTCGCTGGCAGCTGCTGGGAACttgccaacaacaacaacaacaacaacaataacgcTACCAACCGCCTCTTCTACCTCCTCGTCTCCCGCTGTTTCCTCCTTGGCTCGTGTGCAGGCAGCAGGTCTGTCGCTGGCCTCCAGGACTGCAGATGTTCCCTACGGCCTGATCAAAGGATCTGTCACAATGGGCCAAACCCAGACTCAGAGACTTCTTACCATGGTATCACCCAATCACAGGCCAAGCTTGTTGATGGGCGGGAGTGGCAAGATGCATCCACACCCGTCCCCCTCGCCTCCAAAGCAGCGGCCGCCTCCCACGGCTTCCCCTCTGCTGCCCCCTCATCAGAAGGGCTTTGTCAGTCCGGTGGGGATGCTGGGAGCTATGGGAGGACTGGCCAAGAGCAATGCCAAAACCAGCGGCATCAGCAGCAACGGCAGCGTGAGCAGCAGCGGCACGccttcttcctccccctcctcactGTCCCGCTCCAACTCCACCTCACACCTGCAGTCCTTCTGCCCTCCCTCCCCGGTGGTTTCCTCGCCGCCCCCCACCTCCCACATCTCCCACTCCCCTCAAGGTAAAACCTACACACACCACCTTCACCAGGCCAACTTCATCACGCCCATGCAAGCCACGCTCACCAAGTCGTCCCACAGCAGCAACTCCTCTCCCATCATCAAGCTCACCCCTCGGCCTCCTGCGCCCACCCCACCTCcatcttcctccccctccccgtCATCCTCGCCCTCGCCCTCACACCCGCTCTCCCATCATATGATCCCCatccaacagcaacaacaccaGTACTCCCCCAAAACCCCCAAAACCCTTCGGCCCCCCTTCAGTGTATCGGGCGGTGGGCAGGTGAAGCAGACGCAGGGTAACTTCAACTTCGCCAGAGGCCAGAAAGCTCAGTCCACCACGAGCAACAGTAGCATCATCAACAACAACTCTGTCATCAACAAGGGAGTGATATCATCTGTCTGCAGTCGCACAGACAAAACTCCCCTGTCCTCTGCGCCTTCAGTCTCAGCCAATCACGTGCAGaggcagagggtggtgggcgggGCAAAGGCAGGAAACGGTTGGGCCACTTTGGCCACGTCGTCCACAACGTCACACCTCCCACAGGTTAGTTTCAAGGTTATAATAGCCACATGGccttaatgtttaaatgtttggatTTAGGAATCAACTCGAGTCCTCTTTCACTGCCACACGCCGACCCTCAGACCGGCGCTGAGGCTCTTGGTACAGGACATTTGTTCTACggaaatatttaaatcatattCTTGTTATTTAATTCCTCAAGACGAGACTGCATGTGAAAAACAACAGGGACGAATATTCATGCCGCCTCCTTTTTTCCGTAGTAATGTGTTCTAGCTAAAACgctaaaactaaaatgaatttgaaatgacttatttaatttttttaaatcatataatCAATTTTTTGTATGATATTATTTTTCActgcttattttcattttaactcCAGTTTTAGCAAATGATTATAACCCTGCTTAGTTTATCTTGGGAACAATAAGAATATTGGACAAAAGCATATTTTAATTATAGCCTCACTCTTTACAAAGGATGGAGTTACAGTTCTGaataaatgcaaataataaACTTTGAATCTTTTTGCATCTCGTTTCCTCAGGTATCCACAGCAAGCACTTCCCACCTGGGCAGCCCCTCCGCTCTGTCCCTGGGCTTCGGGATGTTGGGCGGCCTGGTGCCCGTCTCGCTGCCCTTCCAGTTCCCCCCGCTGCTCAGTTTCAGCTCTCCTGGAGCTCCAGGGGTCGCTGGCATGGGCTCAGCCCCCAGCTCCAACTCAGGATACACCCTAGCACAGAGCAACCTAATGGGTGAGTGGGCACACAACTTATGAAAACATTTCGTCAATAGTTTCTATTTAATTTCTTGACCTTTTAAAAGAATTCAAATTCCCCCCTGATATTTAGGAAccgaacatatatatattttttgattaaataattattatcattaatttaTTTCCAGCAGTGGATATACActtaataatgataaatgttttattaagttTTTGTATCAAAATTGCAATTTCAAAGAATAcagttattaattaatattaatattgccGTCTGTTAGGACACGTTTAGTCAGCTGTTGCTATGTTTAACTTCCTTAAATAATCTGTAAcgctgtttttatttgttgtttaataTAAAAGTAGCACAAAGCAACAAGCAATTTATCATTTCATCCGTTTTCTCAATGAACAAATGAGTTTGAGTGTTTGGCACAAGCGTACTTGGTTTAATACTCTGCAGAACAttatagtttaacattttaatcttaATCGTATGTGAAGCAgatttatttagaatatgtttATAAAGCGGACGTAAGAAGTAAAACGGATTAACTGAGATTACATTTCCATAGTGCTTTACTTCCAGccttgtttatgtgtgtgtgctcgtacTGAAGTATTCCAGCAGCACCTCCGCCGTCCTCCACGCCTCTCGATGTGACCCTCTCGCCTGACctccattttgttttatatcaccAACGTCTCCCTCCTTTGTTGTCTCCatcttttgtgtctgtgtctgtcatcTCAACCTTTTATACTTCGCTGCCACCTCACTttgatcctctcctctcttttgttGCTGGTCTCCCATTTTTACATACATGCCCCCCCCCTCTGCGTCATTTTATTCTCCATGTTCCCccttattgttgttgttgccttCTTCCCTCTcatcttccctccatctctcctcagaTCTGTATAAGAGTCTCCAGTCAGGGTCGCAGGCTGTCCTACCTCCTCACTTGCAACTTGCTTTCTCAGGTAATCtgcattcctcctcctcctcctcctcctcctcctcctcctcctccatcctgtCAGGTCAAACTGTCGTCCgctgctctgctgtttgctctgtAACTTTCTGCTTGCTTCAGTATATTTGGTGTTTAGCATGCATCTGTTCCCTGTAGTTGTAGAGCAGGTATATGCATGATGTAAAGCTATTGAAAGTATTCAGATGCATATTGTTGTTTCAGTAGTTTGCAGAATACACGGGGAGGAttcactttcctctttgataattgaaaaacattttctagCTGATGTCACGGGGACATGTGGTTGGAAATTCTTTCCACCATGAACGCACGGCACGCAGCTTTATCTgttgcagttttatttatagCTGTAAACAGAGAGTGAAAGCTCACCTGGATTATTCATGGCACTCGGGTCAAAGAACCATCTGAACGTCTAATCCAGGAGAGACGAGCTGAAACACAGCTCATCGTGTGATGAACCTCAAACTCTACACTGAATAATATAATTAAGTTAACACACTTGAGCACATGGGAATACAAAAAAGAAGGTTACCAGATCTTGTAAAACTTTGAGGTACAGGACTCTAAAAAAAATGGACTGAATGGGAAGTTGTACAAGCTTTAGAAATAATCTGAAAATGCTCTCATGCATACTCTGTGTATGTGATGCATGTCCAGTATTTAGGCatacagaatataatattcatattttcctATAAATTAGTATACTTGGTCTGACGCCTACAGTATGATCATGGAAATGTATAGTCCTTGTAATCCCATTTGGCCTGGAAGATACTACATTGATGTCAGAATACAGACCCCCACCTGGGTagattgttgctgttgttggacATAATTTACATTTAACATCTAAATGCAATATATTTTAGCACTATTTAGctgtacatattttatatgATGGTCAATTTGAGGATTTATCAGCAGTCGGGTATGTCCTTGAAATTCTGCAGGGAAGCCTTGTCCCAGTTGCAGCAGTACAAATATATAAGTATCTTCGTAAATCAGAAacatcagaaagaaaaaataaatcctgtgCTTGAAGTTACAAGTCGGCGTAAAGTCTCCTCGGTTTAATCTTGGGGTTGGGGCAAAGGTTAGCTTAATAAACAACCTTTTAGGTTGCGGTTTTTCTAGCTTTTCCAAAAAGCAACGAGACGACCCAGTAAGAGACTAGAACTTGCATCTGTGCTGATGTAAGGCAACACCCACAGTTGAAATACCAAGTGTTTAACGAGTCCCTTCAGTGgaagtaaatacattaaaacaaaaatactgaaGGACACTTGATCCAGAGAGAGCGGGTTAACGTTGAACTGGGTGCAGCTGTCTGATGACATCCAGAAGTCAAAGTTGTTAAACGTCTCAATCCTCTCCCCTCAGATGCGAACCAAAGCCAGGGCGGAGACATGAAGAGGAAATCCCACTGACCAATAACAGCGCAGGAGGTGGTCACCAGCCTGGTGACATCACAGCCTCCTGGACACATCCACCAATAGGAACCTTCACTTTGATTGACTGACTCAGTAAAGCTGTATTTTAAAACGGACCTAAAGGAGAATCAGTTTATCCTCGCTACAAGTGGCAATGATAAATTAATTTAACTGTATTTTCTAATGAACCGGGTATGAGAACAAGACGGAGTGAATGACgagaatacttttatttttgttctgcttatttttatttttttgtcaacatGTTTACATAAGACCGACCTTGATCACTGTGGAATGAGTGTGAGCGAGGTGGTGGTACAGATGAGAGTAGTAGTACGCTACGtaatataatttgtatttaagcTTATGTGGAAAAAAACAGAACTCTTGTTCTTGcagtacaaaaaacaaaaaaaacagactgagtaatttttatttttatgtctttttgcCTCCGATGTGGGAATCATGTCCGTAGAAATTTTATTGTTGGTCACCTCTGCTCCCACAAATGACTGTTAAGTAGTAGcttaaattaatattgataagttatttgttatttacacagggacaaaaacatgttatagtgtctgtgtgtgtgtgtgtgagtgagagagagcgtgGTGAGGTTGATTTGAATGTGtatgtacagaaaaaaataacacaatatacTGTTTCTTTCCAGATTATTCTGTATGAATGGGTAAAGACGTGTATCCACTTTTCACAATAATGAGCGAGTGTACGTTTGATGCCCCTCTCCCGCTCAGTGTGTTTTTGGTGCTGTTTAATCACACTGGACCTTTTCTGGAAAAAAGACTTGAATTGAAAAAGTTTTGGAGCCGCCTGTGAGAGAGGGGACAAACGTCAAGATTGTAGCCTACttgaattgttttagttttttttttgtgagttaagatttttttatttactttttctgCTTATTGACTCGAACCAACTTAATATAACACAACGCCTTAGTTTGTATTGAAAAAGTATGAAAAAGATCTATGCAGGACTGTAAAACGCTCAATGCAAAAGTGCAAGTCGTCGCTTGGCTTTCAACCTCTACTCAACTTGTCAGTGCATTTCTGGAGTTGTGAATGTTTGTAGATGTTATTGTTTCACTCGAGACCGTTTTCTGgtgtgtgttcagacagaaGGACATCTTTAGAAGCGTTTTGCATAAATGGCCTTTATAGGCTAACGCTTTGCGCGTGGCTGCCAGTCAACAGAAGAAGTATGGGTTGCCAACTGGAAACCAAACAAGTGCCATTGCCATCCAACCAATCTACGGGAGAAAATACAGACAGGTCTTCAGGAATTTGTTTTAATTCCTCTTCCATGTCTtcagagatgaagacaaactAATGCACGAGCGAGGGAACAGCTGGGAAGcgggaaaatgtttttgctcAAATTTTTCTGATACAAAATGCACATAAAATACGTTTATTGTTTAAACTGTTATTCCAAGCAGCACAttgagaacaaaacattttaaatagattATATCTCCCTtctggtaaaaagaaaaagtaaaatttCAGTATTAACACTAATACAATCGATTCCGTGCATTTTCAACGAGCTAATGAAACATCTAGGTTCACGTGTTAGTGAACTGTTACACGTGCATAACACAGCAAAATAAGCTAATTTAGCCTGTTTTTATATGGTGCGGCTATAACTCTGTACAACGGGTGTTTTATCTAATGTAGCACCTGGGGTTTTATGAATCTACAAGAGAGAAAAGTTTCTGCTGAGGTCGAGCTCATCCCCACTCCCGGTTGGTGCgacttgctagctagctagctaactttgGCTGTATTAGGAAAAAACACGAACGCTAAGGCTGAAGTTCACTTTGCCGTCTGTCTGAACACACCTGTAGAAACACCTTCCCTCTGCTGAATACCTCCGTTAACAAAACTGTTCTTCCTTAGCCTCTCGCTGTCCTCGCCTGACTAGTTCCTCTCCACGTGTGTCTGACTGACCGGCTGCACCGAGAACGGCGCCAAAGATTGTTCTGTAGCTCACTTTTTAGATGGGGTGTtgctggtctgtgtgtgtgtgtgtgtgtgtgtgtgtacacgtgtgtgagAGTGATTATTCTGACATCTCCCCCCAAAATGTAAACCCATGAGTGTCAACGTGTGGTCCTTCATGTTATTGTGAAGTCATGTGTCTGGAGCAGTGGGTGACATCTTATAACTTGTGCTTTCTTTGGGGGTTGGAAAGGATACAAATTGCATTTTGTGGTTAACTGGTTACTTAATTTGGTCTTTTGTAGATTATTTTTGTGTGTCAATtatgaaattaaacaaaacaggTGGTTTTAATGACTCTTATTGtgtctttctccatctttaaagctggggtaggcaGTTCTCAAAAGTGCAAAAATAAACAGGATTTGAAAACGCAGCCAACA contains:
- the ubn2a gene encoding LOW QUALITY PROTEIN: ubinuclein-2a (The sequence of the model RefSeq protein was modified relative to this genomic sequence to represent the inferred CDS: deleted 1 base in 1 codon); translated protein: MAEPRKVQFVTLSAFAAGAAAESRKRRLEDEADFNFDRAGEVEAATGAGGAASNGRLDKTDDGDTAGAEKRATVRLNLSLPEPDDRSSAEFNYGELIQNLQAKNNPPSLTSAHNPNVPFNDDERVRLQVEALAKKFENKYANTEKKKKKDRMQDLIDIGFGYDETDPFIDNSEAYDELVPASLNTKLGGFYINTGTLQFRTASDSEGEEGKKPNDNKEQVIKKRKKKEVDNLEEKNLKKNRVPKQGVTALTLHRPEKKKRKKLMKDSLYLAAMLRRFTREKEDIKKRNPNVAHPGLAGGVAIKPNSINSTNNLLASNSSHPQGNTASNDLSLADLTSDPAVMSLLGSANEKELQDLLGDLDFTLLDSDQQHAMAAARENGILGVGVPGPKGAAAAAAAGGGGQGRGPGSSSGLFSPPPLPDGLTAPLIKRIEDLRAASRQFDQEGRKKFFTLDMNNILLDIELQVQEQPPEVRLGIYSHMEAFVPCNKEALLKRLKKLSLNIQDDHLRTPLLKLKLAVCSVMPEQIAKYNMDCMAKVAKQQSGEGDKNGSEEEDEEKPGKRVMGPRKKFVWDEKLRNLLCSLVRVKLSCYEMGNQCSLTVEDYLKVFLENEVKPLWPKGWMQARILLKESLAVHSHITGNLVKRRMVPGPRAKAKEGLWIHKPPLTMTSTPSLHTSALTSNRQPPSSSSPPEPICLSDSLDEDLTAPSLDSISHALALLSNASKGLGLSDSPLSPPPLQMPTSSPPPVTLHYPSASQLSASIASTTQQYSLSKMETSSLAAAGNLPTTTTTTTITLPTASSTSSSPAVSSLARVQAAGLSLASRTADVPYGLIKGSVTMGQTQTQRLLTMVSPNHRPSLLMGGSGKMHPHPSPSPPKQRPPPTASPLLPPHQKGFVSPVGMLGAMGGLAKSNAKTSGISSNGSVSSSGTPSSSPSSLSRSNSTSHLQSFCPPSPVVSSPPPTSHISHSPQGKTYTHHLHQANFITPMQATLTKSSHSSNSSPIIKLTPRPPAPTPPPSSSPSPSSSPSPSHPLSHHMIPIQQQQHQYSPKTPKTLRPPFSVSGGGQVKQTQGNFNFARGQKAQSTTSNSSIINNNSVINKGVISSVCSRTDKTPLSSAPSVSANHVQRQRVVGGAKAGNGWATLATSSTTSHLPQVSTASTSHLGSPSALSLGFGMLGGLVPVSLPFQFPPLLSFSSPGAPGVAGMGSAPSSNSGYTLAQSNLMDLYKSLQSGSQAVLPPHLQLAFSDANQSQGGDMKRKSH